One Oncorhynchus clarkii lewisi isolate Uvic-CL-2024 chromosome 32, UVic_Ocla_1.0, whole genome shotgun sequence DNA window includes the following coding sequences:
- the LOC139392312 gene encoding peptidyl-prolyl cis-trans isomerase FKBP9-like isoform X2: MDRALVGMCVNERRLVTIPPQLAYGKEGYGDVIPSDAILHFDVLLLDVWNPDDGVQSETYYTPENCSRKVEVSDYVRYHYNGTLLDGTLFDSSHTRLRTYDTYVGIGWLIAGMDQGLLGMCVGERRIITMPPSLGYGSNGDGSDIPGQASLVFDVVLLDLHNPKDGVTITNQDIPQPCLRKSISGDFIRYHYNGSLLDGTFFDSSYSRNRTYDTYVGKGSLIGGMDEGLIGVCIGERRRITIPPHLGYGEEGTGTKIPGSAVLVFDIHIIDFHNPSDTVVITTNYKPEVCETLAKKGDFVKYHYNASLMDGSFIDSTYNYGKTYNIVLGANQVVPGMEEGLKEMCVGERRHLVIPPHLGYGERGVDGEVPASAVLVFDIEMIEMEAGLPDGYMFIWNEEVSADLFTEMDADKDLQVLASEFSDYILRQVNEGKGRLAPGFSANLIIENMFSNQDRNGDGKITEEEFKLKADETPHDEL; this comes from the exons ATGGACAGAGCTCTGGTAGGGATGTGTGTCAACGAGAGACGCCTGGTCACCATCCCCCCACAACTGGCCTATGGGAAGGAAGGATACG GTGATGTCATCCCTTCAGACGCAATCCTCCATTTTGACGTTCTGTTGTTGGACGTGTGGAACCCTGACGACGGGGTTCAGAGTGAGACGTACTACACCCCTGAGAACTGCTCTAGGAAGGTAGAGGTGTCAGACTACGTACGATACCACTACAACGGAACACTGCTGGACGGAACACTGTTCGACTCCAG cCACACCCGTTTGCGTACCTACGACACCTACGTGGGGATTGGCTGGCTGATCGCTGGCATGGACCAGGGCCTTCTGGGCATGTGTGTTGGGGAGAGACGCATCATCACCATGCCCCCTTCGCTAGGATACGGATCAAACGGAGATG GTAGTGATATCCCAGGCCAGGCCTCCCTGGTGTTTGATGTAGTCCTCTTGGACCTCCATAACCCTAAAGACGGCGTCACTATAACCAACCAGGACATACCTCAACCCTGCCTCAGGAAGAGTATATCTGGGGACTTTATCAGATACCACTACAACGGATCACTACTGGACGGGACCTTCTTCGACTCCAG TTACTCTCGTAACCGTACTTATGACACGTACGTGGGTAAGGGCTCTTTGATTGGTGGGATGGACGAGGGCCTGATCGGAGTCTGCATCGGAGAGAGAAGACGCATCACCATCCCACCTCACCTCGGATACGGAGAGGAGGGTACAG gtacTAAGATCCCAGGTTCTGCTGTCTTGGTGTTTGATATCCATATCATAGACTTCCACAACCCATCAGACACAGTGGTGATCACCACCAACTATAAACCAGAGGTGTGTGAGACGCTGGCTAAGAAAGGAGACTTTGTTAAATACCACTACAACGCTTCACTCATGGATGGATCCTTCATCGACTCCAC gtataACTATGGGAAGACATATAACATTGTGCTGGGAGCCAACCAGGTGGTTCCTGGGATGGAGGAAGGGCTGAAGGAGATGTGTGTTGGAGAGAGAAGACACCTGGTCATACCTCCTCACCTGGGCtacggagagaggggagtgg ATGGTGAGGTGCCGGCCAGTGCTGTCCTGGTCTTCGACATCGAGATGATCGAGATGGAGGCGGGCCTTCCTGACGGGTACATGTTCATCTGGAACGAGGAGGTATCAGCTGACCTCTTCACTGAGATGGACGCAGACAAGGACCTACAGGTGTTGGCCTCAGAG TTCTCAGACTATATCCTGCGTCAGGTGAACGAGGGTAAAGGTCGCCTTGCCCCTGGGTTTAGCGCAAATCTCATCATCGAGAACATGTTCTCCAACCAGGACCGTAATGGAGACGGAAAGATCACTGAGGAGGAGTTCAAACTGAAGGCCGACGAGACACCACACGACGAGCTATAA
- the LOC139392312 gene encoding peptidyl-prolyl cis-trans isomerase FKBP9-like isoform X1 → MKMNQCVHGMIYLAVLVAFAACDAPPVPLDDIVIEKTFVPEQCGRAVKVGDYVRYHYNGMFPDGKKFDSSYDRGSTYNVYVGKKQLIEGMDRALVGMCVNERRLVTIPPQLAYGKEGYGDVIPSDAILHFDVLLLDVWNPDDGVQSETYYTPENCSRKVEVSDYVRYHYNGTLLDGTLFDSSHTRLRTYDTYVGIGWLIAGMDQGLLGMCVGERRIITMPPSLGYGSNGDGSDIPGQASLVFDVVLLDLHNPKDGVTITNQDIPQPCLRKSISGDFIRYHYNGSLLDGTFFDSSYSRNRTYDTYVGKGSLIGGMDEGLIGVCIGERRRITIPPHLGYGEEGTGTKIPGSAVLVFDIHIIDFHNPSDTVVITTNYKPEVCETLAKKGDFVKYHYNASLMDGSFIDSTYNYGKTYNIVLGANQVVPGMEEGLKEMCVGERRHLVIPPHLGYGERGVDGEVPASAVLVFDIEMIEMEAGLPDGYMFIWNEEVSADLFTEMDADKDLQVLASEFSDYILRQVNEGKGRLAPGFSANLIIENMFSNQDRNGDGKITEEEFKLKADETPHDEL, encoded by the exons ATGAAAATGAACCAGTGCGTGCACGGGATGATCTATCTGGCGGTTCTGGTGGCGTTTGCCGCCTGTGACGCACCTCCGGTACCGTTAGATGACATCGTGATTGAGAAAACGTTCGTGCCGGAGCAGTGCGGGCGCGCTGTGAAAGTAGGGGACTATGTCCGTTACCACTATAACGGCATGTTCCCCGATGGAAAGAAGTTTGACTCCAG CTATGACCGCGGTAGCACCTACAATGTTTATGTGGGTAAGAAGCAGCTGATTGAAGGGATGGACAGAGCTCTGGTAGGGATGTGTGTCAACGAGAGACGCCTGGTCACCATCCCCCCACAACTGGCCTATGGGAAGGAAGGATACG GTGATGTCATCCCTTCAGACGCAATCCTCCATTTTGACGTTCTGTTGTTGGACGTGTGGAACCCTGACGACGGGGTTCAGAGTGAGACGTACTACACCCCTGAGAACTGCTCTAGGAAGGTAGAGGTGTCAGACTACGTACGATACCACTACAACGGAACACTGCTGGACGGAACACTGTTCGACTCCAG cCACACCCGTTTGCGTACCTACGACACCTACGTGGGGATTGGCTGGCTGATCGCTGGCATGGACCAGGGCCTTCTGGGCATGTGTGTTGGGGAGAGACGCATCATCACCATGCCCCCTTCGCTAGGATACGGATCAAACGGAGATG GTAGTGATATCCCAGGCCAGGCCTCCCTGGTGTTTGATGTAGTCCTCTTGGACCTCCATAACCCTAAAGACGGCGTCACTATAACCAACCAGGACATACCTCAACCCTGCCTCAGGAAGAGTATATCTGGGGACTTTATCAGATACCACTACAACGGATCACTACTGGACGGGACCTTCTTCGACTCCAG TTACTCTCGTAACCGTACTTATGACACGTACGTGGGTAAGGGCTCTTTGATTGGTGGGATGGACGAGGGCCTGATCGGAGTCTGCATCGGAGAGAGAAGACGCATCACCATCCCACCTCACCTCGGATACGGAGAGGAGGGTACAG gtacTAAGATCCCAGGTTCTGCTGTCTTGGTGTTTGATATCCATATCATAGACTTCCACAACCCATCAGACACAGTGGTGATCACCACCAACTATAAACCAGAGGTGTGTGAGACGCTGGCTAAGAAAGGAGACTTTGTTAAATACCACTACAACGCTTCACTCATGGATGGATCCTTCATCGACTCCAC gtataACTATGGGAAGACATATAACATTGTGCTGGGAGCCAACCAGGTGGTTCCTGGGATGGAGGAAGGGCTGAAGGAGATGTGTGTTGGAGAGAGAAGACACCTGGTCATACCTCCTCACCTGGGCtacggagagaggggagtgg ATGGTGAGGTGCCGGCCAGTGCTGTCCTGGTCTTCGACATCGAGATGATCGAGATGGAGGCGGGCCTTCCTGACGGGTACATGTTCATCTGGAACGAGGAGGTATCAGCTGACCTCTTCACTGAGATGGACGCAGACAAGGACCTACAGGTGTTGGCCTCAGAG TTCTCAGACTATATCCTGCGTCAGGTGAACGAGGGTAAAGGTCGCCTTGCCCCTGGGTTTAGCGCAAATCTCATCATCGAGAACATGTTCTCCAACCAGGACCGTAATGGAGACGGAAAGATCACTGAGGAGGAGTTCAAACTGAAGGCCGACGAGACACCACACGACGAGCTATAA